A stretch of the Oceanicola sp. D3 genome encodes the following:
- a CDS encoding HNH endonuclease — protein sequence MEDTPPICPLCHRPIPADVPQSRHHLVPRLRGGKGGDTVLLHHICHKEIHATLSETELARSYATPEALRAHPRLAKFIAWVAKRPPGFNPRSTGSRRRAR from the coding sequence ATGGAAGACACGCCGCCCATATGCCCCTTGTGCCACAGGCCCATTCCGGCGGATGTGCCGCAAAGCCGCCACCATCTTGTGCCCCGGCTGCGTGGCGGCAAGGGCGGGGACACGGTGCTGCTGCACCATATTTGCCACAAGGAAATTCACGCCACCCTGAGCGAAACCGAGCTGGCGCGGAGCTATGCCACACCCGAGGCGCTCAGAGCGCATCCAAGGCTGGCAAAGTTCATCGCTTGGGTCGCCAAACGTCCCCCCGGTTTCAATCCCCGATCAACAGGCTCCCGGCGCCGGGCACGGTGA
- a CDS encoding TldD/PmbA family protein has translation MTDSTSLESLTEALLAAARRAGAEAADAMAVAATSLSIDTRAGALEQAERSEGTEIGLRVLVGKRQACVSGSDLRAETMYTMAERAVAMARLAPEDPHCGLASPEQLAQDWDVAALELADLGSEPEAAALQEAALACEAAAAAVEGVSQIEGTSAGFGRHAIHLAASNGFAGGYTRTGHMLSASAITGSGTTMDRDHCYEHRIFAADLPSPEEVGRKAGERAAARAGAKKPPSGRFAVLYDERAASSLIGHLLSAANGAAVARGSSWLAGKMGELVLPEALSLIEEPLRPRVSGSKPFDGEGLPTRTAPIVENGRLARWVLDLASARKLGLESTGNAARGTSAPPSPSVSNLTLTPGTASRDELLRDMGTGLLVTSLIGSTINPNTGDYSRGASGFWVENGEIAYPVHECTIAGNLLEMLPTLVAANDAEDHKSRRIPSLLVEGLTIAGA, from the coding sequence ATGACAGATAGCACAAGCCTTGAGAGCCTGACCGAGGCGCTTCTTGCCGCCGCCCGCCGGGCTGGCGCGGAAGCCGCCGACGCAATGGCAGTGGCCGCCACCTCGCTCTCCATCGACACCCGCGCCGGGGCGCTGGAGCAGGCAGAACGCTCGGAGGGCACCGAGATCGGGCTGCGGGTTCTGGTTGGCAAAAGGCAGGCCTGCGTCTCAGGTTCCGACCTGCGGGCCGAGACGATGTACACGATGGCCGAGCGTGCAGTGGCCATGGCCCGGCTTGCCCCGGAAGACCCGCACTGCGGGCTCGCAAGCCCCGAGCAACTAGCGCAAGACTGGGACGTCGCCGCGCTGGAGCTGGCCGACCTTGGCAGCGAGCCGGAGGCCGCTGCGCTGCAAGAGGCCGCGCTGGCCTGCGAGGCTGCCGCCGCCGCTGTGGAAGGCGTGAGCCAGATCGAAGGCACCTCGGCAGGCTTTGGCCGCCATGCCATTCACCTCGCGGCGAGCAACGGCTTTGCGGGCGGCTACACCCGCACCGGCCATATGCTCTCGGCCTCTGCCATCACTGGCAGCGGCACCACGATGGACCGTGACCATTGCTATGAGCACCGTATCTTTGCCGCCGATCTGCCGTCACCGGAAGAGGTAGGCCGCAAGGCCGGTGAGCGCGCCGCTGCGCGTGCCGGTGCCAAGAAACCGCCATCGGGGCGCTTTGCCGTGCTCTATGATGAGCGTGCAGCCTCTTCACTGATCGGGCACCTGCTCTCTGCCGCAAACGGCGCTGCCGTGGCGCGCGGCTCCTCGTGGCTGGCTGGCAAAATGGGGGAGCTGGTACTGCCCGAGGCGCTTTCGCTGATCGAAGAACCGCTGCGCCCGCGCGTGTCTGGCTCCAAGCCCTTTGACGGCGAGGGGCTACCGACGCGCACCGCGCCCATCGTGGAAAACGGCCGCCTCGCCCGCTGGGTGCTCGATCTTGCCTCAGCCCGCAAACTGGGGCTGGAAAGCACCGGCAACGCAGCCCGCGGCACCTCGGCCCCGCCCTCACCTTCGGTGAGCAACCTCACCCTCACCCCCGGCACCGCCAGCCGCGACGAGCTTCTGCGCGACATGGGTACCGGCCTGCTGGTGACCTCGCTGATCGGCTCCACCATCAATCCCAACACCGGCGACTACTCGCGCGGGGCTTCGGGCTTCTGGGTGGAAAACGGCGAAATTGCCTATCCCGTGCATGAGTGCACCATTGCGGGCAACCTGCTGGAAATGCTGCCAACGCTGGTGGCCGCCAATGACGCCGAAGACCACAAATCGCGCCGCATTCCCTCGCTTCTCGTCGAAGGCCTCACCATTGCCGGAGCTTGA
- a CDS encoding 3'(2'),5'-bisphosphate nucleotidase CysQ — MPELEAADDLTLLMDAAEMAGEIALRYFRAEHRVWDKADGAGPVTEADLAVDAMLRSKLMGARPDYGWLSEESADTAARLDRERCFIVDPIDGTRAFTAGEPSWAHSLAIADAGQIVAGVVAMPAKNAVYAAAKGRGSTRNGEALRVTATSGPDDVTIVTAKPNLAPQLWPGGVPRHSRHYRPSLAYRLALVAEGRYDAMITFRDSWEWDIAAGALIVEEAGGRVTDRRGTPLRFNTPDRLTAGVIAANDELHGGLMQRVTKDT, encoded by the coding sequence TTGCCGGAGCTTGAGGCCGCAGACGACCTGACGTTGCTGATGGATGCGGCGGAAATGGCGGGCGAGATCGCGCTGCGCTACTTTCGCGCCGAGCATCGCGTTTGGGACAAGGCCGATGGCGCAGGCCCGGTGACAGAGGCCGACCTCGCGGTTGACGCGATGCTGCGCAGCAAGCTGATGGGCGCGCGCCCCGATTATGGCTGGCTGTCCGAGGAGAGTGCTGACACGGCCGCACGGCTCGACAGGGAGCGCTGCTTCATCGTCGACCCGATCGACGGCACCCGCGCCTTTACGGCTGGTGAGCCAAGCTGGGCACATTCACTGGCCATCGCCGATGCGGGGCAGATCGTTGCCGGAGTGGTGGCAATGCCCGCCAAGAACGCCGTTTACGCTGCTGCAAAGGGCCGCGGATCCACACGCAATGGCGAGGCGCTGCGGGTGACGGCCACATCGGGGCCGGATGATGTGACAATCGTCACCGCCAAGCCAAACCTCGCGCCCCAGCTATGGCCCGGCGGCGTGCCGCGCCACAGCCGCCACTACCGCCCGTCACTGGCCTACCGCCTCGCACTGGTGGCCGAGGGGCGCTACGACGCGATGATAACCTTCCGCGACAGCTGGGAATGGGACATCGCTGCCGGAGCCCTGATCGTGGAAGAAGCCGGAGGCCGGGTGACGGACCGCCGGGGCACGCCGCTGCGCTTCAACACGCCAGATCGGCTGACGGCAGGCGTGATTGCCGCGAATGATGAGTTGCATGGCGGGCTGATGCAAAGGGTGACGAAAGACACCTGA
- a CDS encoding DUF2125 domain-containing protein, giving the protein MKPFLRLTAAAAALCAASPAAWSLTAEEAWEAWVGIAAEYGEEVTAANTSKSGNVLTASGVSVSMEMEELNLSGDLGDVTFTENGDGTVAIAVPSAFQMMMVADPEYGEKVELTLDFAMEGLDMTASDADGGGAAFSYDAPTMTFTLGDMTVDGEAVPINFVGTIGGSTGTYTKAGDIVTSVFNADSLKIDFDGRDPEGEGRGKGTISMADISSTSTGKGQLIFMDPEAIPELLKSGASVQGSTKVGATTFAIEGTDAGESFAISGDMDGGTGSVKLDADQVLYAVSYTGFDMTMSGSEIPLPEVTVGLGETSFNMIMPIAQSDAPKPYMLAVGLKDLTIADGIWNMFDPGTVLPRDPATLTFNLAGTGNWLIDILDPEAMANPQGMPGEIHSLNISDVLLKAAGAELTAEGTFTFDNTDLMTFGGMPAPDGTLRAKLSGANGLLDKLVTMGYVPADQANGVKMMSGMFFRPGDGPDVLTTEIGVSPDGTVSANGIPIPLQ; this is encoded by the coding sequence ATGAAACCATTCCTCCGCCTCACAGCTGCCGCGGCTGCGCTTTGCGCCGCCAGCCCCGCAGCATGGTCACTCACCGCTGAAGAGGCCTGGGAGGCCTGGGTCGGCATTGCCGCCGAATACGGCGAAGAGGTTACCGCCGCCAATACCTCCAAATCCGGCAACGTGCTCACCGCCTCGGGCGTGTCCGTGTCGATGGAGATGGAAGAATTGAACCTGTCGGGCGATCTGGGTGACGTAACCTTCACCGAGAATGGTGATGGCACCGTGGCAATCGCGGTTCCTTCCGCCTTCCAGATGATGATGGTTGCCGATCCGGAATATGGTGAGAAGGTCGAACTCACGCTCGACTTCGCCATGGAAGGCCTCGATATGACGGCGTCCGACGCCGATGGTGGGGGGGCAGCCTTCTCTTACGATGCACCTACGATGACCTTCACCCTGGGCGATATGACGGTGGATGGAGAGGCAGTGCCGATCAACTTTGTCGGCACAATCGGCGGCAGCACCGGCACCTATACAAAAGCGGGTGATATCGTGACTTCGGTGTTCAACGCCGACAGCCTGAAGATCGACTTCGATGGCCGCGATCCCGAAGGCGAAGGCCGGGGCAAGGGCACGATCAGCATGGCCGACATCAGCTCCACCTCCACCGGTAAAGGCCAACTTATCTTCATGGACCCGGAGGCCATTCCAGAGTTGCTGAAATCTGGCGCCTCGGTGCAGGGCTCCACCAAGGTTGGCGCCACCACCTTCGCAATCGAAGGCACCGATGCAGGCGAAAGCTTTGCGATTTCGGGCGATATGGACGGTGGCACCGGCTCGGTGAAGCTGGATGCCGATCAGGTGCTCTACGCTGTCAGCTACACCGGCTTCGACATGACCATGTCGGGCAGCGAGATCCCGTTGCCGGAAGTGACCGTCGGCCTTGGCGAGACCTCCTTCAACATGATTATGCCCATCGCCCAGTCTGACGCGCCCAAGCCCTACATGCTGGCCGTGGGCCTCAAAGACCTGACCATCGCAGACGGCATCTGGAACATGTTCGACCCGGGCACCGTGCTGCCGCGCGATCCGGCAACGCTCACCTTCAACCTCGCGGGCACCGGCAACTGGCTGATCGACATTCTCGACCCAGAGGCCATGGCCAACCCGCAGGGGATGCCCGGTGAGATCCACTCGCTGAACATCTCCGACGTGCTCCTGAAGGCAGCAGGCGCCGAGTTGACGGCAGAAGGCACTTTCACATTCGACAACACCGACCTGATGACCTTTGGCGGCATGCCCGCGCCCGATGGCACGCTGCGCGCCAAGCTTTCGGGGGCCAATGGCCTTTTGGACAAGCTGGTGACAATGGGCTACGTGCCCGCCGATCAGGCCAATGGCGTCAAGATGATGTCGGGCATGTTCTTCCGCCCCGGCGATGGCCCGGACGTGCTGACCACCGAGATTGGCGTGTCGCCCGATGGCACGGTTTCGGCCAACGGCATTCCGATCCCGCTGCAATGA
- a CDS encoding enoyl-CoA hydratase/isomerase family protein gives MIRVADEGGLRTVTIDRPDKANSLTGEMLEALIEAVEGTPGGALVLTGAGKVFSAGADLEAAKAGLATSPLWERLSHAVAESDALTIAALNGTLAGGAFGMVLACDLRISVPDARFFYPVMKLGYLPQPSDPARLTALVGRGRARMILLAAQKIGAEEAVSWGLVDRLAEPEALLPEAAALCEAAIAATPETRAGIKAMCRGVTVPGAGSLLIGD, from the coding sequence ATGATCCGCGTCGCCGACGAGGGCGGGTTGCGCACCGTCACCATCGACCGCCCGGACAAGGCCAATTCGCTCACCGGCGAGATGCTGGAGGCGCTGATCGAGGCGGTGGAGGGCACGCCGGGCGGCGCGCTGGTGCTGACCGGGGCGGGGAAGGTCTTTTCGGCCGGGGCCGATCTTGAGGCCGCAAAGGCCGGGCTGGCCACGTCGCCGCTGTGGGAGCGGCTTTCTCACGCGGTGGCCGAGAGTGACGCCCTCACCATCGCCGCCCTGAACGGCACGCTGGCGGGTGGGGCCTTTGGCATGGTGCTGGCCTGCGACCTCCGGATTTCGGTGCCGGACGCGAGGTTTTTCTACCCGGTGATGAAGCTCGGCTACCTCCCCCAACCCTCCGACCCGGCCCGGCTGACGGCGCTCGTGGGCCGTGGCCGTGCCCGGATGATCCTGCTGGCCGCCCAGAAGATCGGGGCCGAAGAGGCTGTGTCTTGGGGCTTGGTCGACAGACTCGCGGAGCCGGAGGCCCTGTTGCCGGAAGCCGCCGCCCTGTGTGAAGCCGCCATTGCCGCCACACCTGAAACCCGCGCGGGCATCAAGGCGATGTGCCGGGGCGTCACCGTGCCCGGCGCCGGGAGCCTGTTGATCGGGGATTGA
- a CDS encoding SDR family oxidoreductase, whose product MEMSGKVVMITGASRGIGAEAARVFAAAGAQVALLARSEEAVADLAGELGPDVALAIPCDVSRFWEMEAAVDACVKTFGRLDVLVNNAGILEPITHLAEADPEAWGQVIDVNLKGVFNGMRAALPVMLAEGSGTILTIGSGAAHGPVEAWSAYCASKAGALMLTRMTDKENGEAGIRAISLSPGTVATQMQRDIKASGINPVSQLDWSDHIAPDWPAKTLLWMCSAEADEFCGAEVSLRDEEIRRKVGLI is encoded by the coding sequence ATGGAAATGAGCGGCAAGGTAGTGATGATCACCGGTGCAAGTCGTGGCATTGGGGCAGAAGCCGCGCGTGTCTTTGCCGCGGCCGGGGCGCAGGTGGCCCTTCTGGCCCGCAGCGAAGAGGCCGTGGCCGACCTCGCAGGCGAACTTGGCCCCGATGTGGCGCTGGCCATCCCTTGCGACGTCAGCCGGTTCTGGGAGATGGAAGCCGCCGTCGATGCCTGCGTGAAGACATTCGGGCGGCTCGACGTGCTGGTGAACAATGCGGGCATACTCGAGCCCATCACGCATCTCGCCGAGGCCGATCCCGAAGCATGGGGACAGGTGATCGACGTCAATCTCAAGGGCGTCTTTAACGGTATGCGCGCGGCCCTGCCCGTGATGCTCGCCGAAGGCAGTGGCACGATCCTCACCATCGGGTCGGGCGCGGCGCATGGGCCGGTTGAGGCATGGTCGGCCTATTGCGCGTCCAAGGCGGGGGCGCTGATGCTCACCCGTATGACCGACAAGGAAAACGGCGAAGCCGGCATCCGCGCCATCTCGCTTTCGCCCGGCACCGTGGCCACCCAGATGCAGCGCGACATCAAGGCCAGCGGGATCAACCCGGTCAGCCAGCTTGACTGGTCCGACCACATCGCCCCTGACTGGCCAGCCAAGACGCTGCTCTGGATGTGCTCTGCCGAGGCCGATGAGTTTTGCGGGGCGGAGGTGTCGCTGAGGGATGAAGAGATACGCCGCAAGGTGGGCCTGATATGA